The Geothrix sp. genome window below encodes:
- a CDS encoding TonB-dependent receptor — protein sequence MRSRHLNSSTLVALLVAAAPLMAQGVSAQLGGRIMDTKGAAVAGATVTIRNTETGLTRTTQTNAEGRYLATLLPVGPYSVTVTKAGFQTASNVKVNLNLGDAAPLAIRLAPETGAVVEVVAAASQVDSERASAAAIVSPDNLTNLPVFNRNFTNLATLAPQVVVDSSRGNLAIAGQRGVNTSINIDGGDNNEPFFGGATGAAEGKTPFTISIEAIREYQVVTDGASAEFGRMGGGYVNAITKNGTNDLSGSLFYYMRPRGWVEAGPTLRQPNGSTTTNPVGDFQQEQFGFSVGGPIVKDKLFYFVAYDAQRYKSPINQVWGGNTPVTLNPALPGQANDAVLLAKGGSYSNKLDSDVYFIRFDWNPTIDQNIQFRVNHSSFKGVTGASSMAAYENLASDDVKTDAYVLQWNWVINGNWMNEFRISHTKDDMPRSTYSKIPEVSISNVGYYGAYPFDRTYSTKRTQFQENISYVTPTFQVKAGVDYNDINVSEFFAGNWQGVYQFSSLANFRAGNWSYYRQNFGLNSPVQQAGLFDTSYKQLAAFIQTDWRLTDTFKLGVGVRWDRQENPDFPILDMSNRLATTMPVTAKIPTDSQFSPRVSFTWTPAFDQGKTVVRGSVGRYVSTTPAVFLYQAFAANGIRTGSKDFQPTEAATYGIPRGASFNAANPYWISAMPAGVTLSGFNIWSFSPDFKNPYTDRVNIGAERPFFGDLVLGLSATYAKAKQLERTADLNLGNPTPNASGRLIYPSTISASGAYTAVRPNAAYGTMGLYLSDATSQYHAYTASMKYHKDGSPFDAQLYYTYAINKDSDSNERNYSGIGIQDQGRLGAQWGYADTDRREVLTGYFSFLDKEVTGILTSVSIRYQTGTPYTLTYSTDVNGDANSTNDRVFQNGVDPGRNTLRGGSNLTFDLGLRRDFFFTKRIKMTLSADVFNLLNRQDTYLSYRAPSVGNASTIDAVNPAPTPQQTWIGAARQIQIGARFAF from the coding sequence ATGCGTTCAAGGCATTTGAACAGCTCAACCCTGGTGGCCCTGCTGGTCGCGGCGGCTCCCCTTATGGCCCAGGGCGTGTCTGCCCAGCTGGGTGGCCGGATCATGGATACCAAGGGCGCGGCCGTGGCGGGTGCCACGGTGACCATCCGCAACACGGAGACCGGTCTCACCCGTACCACGCAGACCAACGCCGAAGGGCGCTACCTGGCCACCCTCCTGCCGGTGGGCCCCTACAGCGTCACCGTGACCAAGGCCGGCTTCCAGACCGCCAGCAATGTGAAGGTGAACCTCAACCTGGGTGATGCCGCCCCCCTGGCCATCCGCCTGGCTCCCGAGACCGGCGCCGTGGTGGAAGTCGTAGCCGCCGCCAGCCAGGTGGACAGCGAGCGCGCCAGCGCCGCCGCCATCGTCTCCCCCGACAACCTGACCAATCTGCCCGTCTTCAACCGCAACTTCACCAACCTCGCGACGCTGGCCCCCCAGGTCGTGGTGGACAGCAGCCGCGGCAACCTCGCCATCGCCGGTCAGCGTGGTGTGAACACCTCCATCAACATCGACGGCGGCGACAACAATGAGCCCTTCTTCGGCGGCGCCACCGGCGCGGCGGAAGGCAAGACCCCCTTCACCATCTCCATCGAAGCGATCCGTGAGTACCAGGTCGTCACGGACGGCGCCAGCGCCGAGTTCGGCCGCATGGGCGGTGGTTATGTGAACGCCATCACCAAGAACGGCACCAACGACCTCAGCGGCAGCCTCTTCTACTACATGCGCCCCCGCGGCTGGGTGGAAGCCGGCCCGACGCTGCGCCAGCCCAATGGCAGCACCACCACCAATCCCGTCGGCGACTTCCAGCAGGAGCAGTTCGGCTTCAGCGTGGGCGGCCCCATCGTCAAGGACAAGCTCTTCTACTTCGTGGCCTACGACGCCCAGCGCTACAAGTCCCCCATCAACCAGGTCTGGGGTGGCAACACGCCGGTCACCCTCAATCCCGCGCTCCCGGGCCAGGCCAATGATGCGGTGCTGCTCGCCAAGGGCGGCAGCTACTCCAACAAGCTCGATTCGGATGTCTACTTCATCCGCTTCGACTGGAACCCCACCATCGACCAGAACATCCAGTTCCGGGTCAACCACTCCAGCTTCAAGGGCGTCACCGGCGCCAGCAGCATGGCGGCCTACGAGAACCTCGCCTCGGACGATGTGAAGACCGACGCCTATGTCCTCCAATGGAACTGGGTGATCAACGGCAACTGGATGAACGAGTTCCGGATCAGCCACACCAAGGACGACATGCCCCGGTCGACCTACTCGAAGATCCCCGAAGTCAGCATCTCCAATGTGGGCTACTACGGCGCCTATCCCTTCGACCGCACCTACAGCACGAAGCGCACCCAGTTCCAGGAAAACATCAGCTATGTGACGCCGACCTTCCAGGTGAAGGCGGGCGTGGACTACAACGACATCAATGTGTCTGAGTTCTTCGCCGGCAACTGGCAGGGTGTCTACCAGTTCAGCTCCCTCGCCAACTTCCGGGCGGGCAACTGGTCCTACTACCGCCAGAACTTCGGCCTGAACAGCCCCGTGCAGCAGGCGGGCCTCTTCGACACCAGCTACAAGCAGCTGGCCGCGTTCATCCAGACCGACTGGCGCCTCACCGACACCTTCAAGCTGGGCGTCGGCGTCCGCTGGGACCGCCAGGAGAACCCCGACTTCCCGATCCTGGACATGAGCAACCGGCTCGCGACCACCATGCCCGTGACGGCCAAGATCCCCACGGACAGCCAGTTCTCCCCCCGCGTGTCCTTCACCTGGACCCCCGCCTTCGACCAGGGCAAGACCGTGGTCCGTGGCAGCGTGGGCCGCTATGTGAGCACCACCCCCGCCGTGTTCCTCTACCAGGCCTTCGCGGCCAACGGGATCCGCACGGGCTCCAAGGACTTCCAGCCGACCGAAGCGGCCACCTACGGCATCCCCCGCGGCGCGTCCTTCAATGCCGCGAATCCCTACTGGATCTCGGCCATGCCCGCGGGCGTGACCCTCTCCGGGTTCAACATCTGGAGCTTCAGCCCCGACTTCAAGAACCCCTACACCGACCGCGTGAACATCGGCGCCGAGCGCCCCTTCTTCGGCGATCTGGTGCTGGGCCTGTCCGCAACCTACGCGAAGGCCAAGCAGCTTGAGCGCACGGCGGATCTGAACCTCGGCAACCCCACCCCGAATGCCTCGGGCCGCCTCATCTACCCCAGCACCATCAGCGCCTCCGGTGCCTACACGGCGGTCCGCCCCAACGCCGCCTACGGCACCATGGGTCTGTATCTGTCCGATGCCACCAGCCAGTACCACGCCTACACGGCCAGCATGAAGTACCACAAGGACGGCAGCCCCTTCGATGCCCAGCTGTACTACACCTACGCCATCAACAAGGACAGCGACTCCAACGAGCGCAACTACTCCGGCATCGGCATCCAGGACCAGGGCCGGTTGGGTGCCCAGTGGGGCTATGCCGATACTGACCGCCGCGAGGTGCTCACCGGCTACTTCAGCTTCCTCGACAAGGAAGTGACGGGCATCCTGACCTCCGTCTCCATCCGCTACCAGACGGGCACGCCCTACACCCTGACCTACAGCACCGATGTGAACGGCGATGCCAACAGCACCAATGACCGCGTCTTCCAGAATGGCGTCGATCCCGGCCGCAACACCCTGCGCGGAGGTTCCAACCTGACCTTCGACCTCGGCCTGCGCCGCGACTTCTTCTTCACGAAGCGGATCAAGATGACCCTGTCCGCCGATGTGTTCAACCTGCTCAACCGCCAGGACACCTACCTGTCCTACCGTGCCCCCTCGGTTGGCAACGCCTCCACGATCGATGCGGTCAACCCGGCGCCCACCCCCCAGCAGACCTGGATCGGCGCCGCCCGCCAGATCCAGATCGGCGCCCGTTTCGCCTTCTAG
- the aqpZ gene encoding aquaporin Z, with amino-acid sequence MNKRLAAEFFGTLWLVLGGCGSAVLAAAFPGVGIGLHGVSLAFGLTVLTMAFAIGPISGCHLNPAVTLGLAVGGRFPFKDLAGYWIAQVLGAVAASAILYVIATGNGSAIGGFASNGFGEHSPGKYGLGAALLTEVVMTFFFLMVILGSTAKKAAPGFAPIAIGLCLTLIHLISIPVTNTSVNPARSTGPALFVGGWALSQLWLFWVAPLIGAALAGFVFPKLED; translated from the coding sequence GTGAATAAGCGGCTTGCGGCGGAATTCTTCGGGACGCTCTGGCTGGTGCTGGGCGGGTGCGGAAGCGCGGTGCTGGCCGCGGCTTTCCCGGGGGTGGGCATCGGGCTCCATGGCGTCAGCCTGGCTTTCGGCCTCACGGTGCTCACCATGGCCTTCGCCATCGGGCCCATCTCCGGCTGCCACCTGAACCCCGCCGTGACCCTGGGACTGGCCGTGGGCGGGCGTTTTCCCTTCAAGGACCTGGCGGGTTACTGGATCGCCCAGGTGCTGGGGGCCGTGGCGGCCTCGGCCATCCTCTATGTGATCGCCACCGGCAACGGCTCTGCCATCGGTGGGTTCGCCAGCAACGGATTCGGAGAGCACTCCCCCGGGAAGTACGGGCTCGGCGCGGCCCTCCTCACGGAAGTCGTGATGACCTTCTTCTTCCTCATGGTGATCCTGGGCAGCACCGCCAAGAAGGCGGCGCCGGGCTTCGCCCCCATCGCCATCGGCCTTTGCCTGACGCTCATCCACCTCATCAGCATTCCCGTCACGAACACCTCCGTGAACCCGGCCCGCAGCACGGGCCCGGCCCTGTTCGTGGGCGGGTGGGCCCTGTCCCAGCTCTGGCTCTTCTGGGTGGCTCCCCTGATCGGAGCGGCCTTGGCCGGTTTCGTGTTCCCGAAACTCGAGGATTGA
- a CDS encoding SpoIVB peptidase S55 domain-containing protein, whose amino-acid sequence MKLVALAFTLLFGASLCAQGPATMGASEIRAGMKGYGRTVFQGGKIERFDFEVLGVQKNAAPGRSRIMVRASGGPLAETGILAGMSGSPCYIDGKLIGALSTGIAFEKEAIGGITPIAEMLDQLRDIPETAPSRTPLILPKLEPPKVLKSALTGQMLDFRALMGDPDPQALSMSIAGSALGAEVQRLWAGLPVTFAAAPVMSGSREEASPLEPGGMVAVTLMQGDLDLAAAGTITYVSGKRILLFGHQLFNLGPVDLPLWSATVASTVASYQSSFKMAMPVAPIGALRLDRSSGVAGLLGAEARMVPLRIGLNLGGKRTLNFRFEIMDHPVVTPALAATAVAQTLEAHTRGLGFQSLSMQGNIKLAGHPAIQIENVIADLNSLRMAQYVGGILQAVSFNPFERPVFEGISLTIKAEERLDLTGIAGIRLLKARAKRGEVLPVLVTLQNIQGVRETATFNIQVPSSAAKGKAILMVGDGFSLMAADPDERMIEVASLNDMVRILNGALRNNHAYALLVQAQPGAGLRGSRIEGIPPTVASLVGGDGASSDNRLQRRIVGRAVLPLEREVRGLSQLEVEIE is encoded by the coding sequence ATGAAACTGGTCGCCCTTGCCTTCACCCTCCTCTTCGGTGCCTCCCTGTGTGCCCAGGGGCCAGCCACCATGGGCGCGTCCGAGATCCGCGCCGGCATGAAGGGGTATGGCCGGACCGTGTTTCAGGGCGGCAAGATCGAGCGGTTCGACTTCGAGGTGCTGGGCGTCCAAAAGAACGCCGCGCCGGGCCGCAGCCGGATCATGGTGAGGGCATCAGGGGGGCCCTTGGCGGAAACCGGCATCCTGGCCGGGATGAGCGGCAGCCCCTGCTACATCGACGGCAAGCTCATCGGGGCCCTCAGCACGGGCATCGCCTTCGAGAAGGAGGCCATCGGGGGCATCACGCCCATCGCCGAGATGCTGGATCAGCTCCGGGACATCCCCGAGACCGCCCCGAGCCGGACCCCCCTGATCCTGCCCAAGCTGGAGCCGCCGAAGGTCCTCAAGTCCGCTCTCACGGGTCAGATGCTCGATTTCCGGGCCCTGATGGGCGACCCGGACCCCCAGGCGCTGTCCATGTCCATCGCCGGCAGCGCCCTGGGTGCCGAGGTCCAGCGCCTCTGGGCAGGGCTGCCGGTCACCTTCGCCGCCGCCCCCGTGATGTCCGGGAGCCGCGAGGAGGCCAGCCCGCTGGAGCCCGGCGGCATGGTGGCGGTCACGCTCATGCAGGGTGACCTGGATCTGGCGGCCGCGGGCACCATCACCTATGTTTCGGGCAAGCGCATCCTGCTCTTCGGCCACCAGCTGTTCAACCTGGGCCCGGTGGACCTGCCGCTGTGGTCGGCCACGGTGGCGAGCACCGTGGCCAGCTATCAGAGCTCCTTCAAGATGGCCATGCCCGTGGCGCCCATCGGCGCCCTGCGCCTGGATCGCAGTTCGGGCGTGGCGGGGCTGCTGGGGGCCGAGGCCCGCATGGTGCCCCTGCGCATCGGCCTGAACCTGGGGGGCAAACGGACGCTGAACTTCCGCTTCGAGATCATGGACCATCCCGTGGTCACGCCCGCGCTGGCGGCCACGGCCGTGGCCCAGACCCTTGAGGCCCATACCCGCGGCCTCGGATTCCAGAGCCTCTCCATGCAGGGGAACATCAAGCTGGCCGGGCATCCCGCCATCCAGATCGAAAATGTCATCGCGGACCTGAACTCCCTCCGGATGGCGCAGTATGTGGGCGGCATCCTGCAGGCCGTGAGTTTCAATCCCTTCGAGCGGCCCGTGTTCGAGGGCATCTCGCTCACGATCAAAGCAGAGGAGCGGCTCGACCTCACGGGCATCGCCGGCATCCGCCTGCTCAAGGCCCGGGCCAAGCGGGGTGAGGTGCTGCCGGTGCTGGTGACCCTCCAGAACATCCAGGGCGTGCGGGAGACGGCCACCTTCAACATCCAGGTGCCTTCCTCGGCCGCCAAGGGCAAGGCCATCCTCATGGTGGGCGACGGCTTCAGCCTCATGGCCGCGGATCCGGACGAGCGGATGATCGAGGTGGCCAGCCTGAACGACATGGTGCGGATCCTGAACGGGGCCCTCCGGAACAACCACGCCTACGCCCTGCTGGTGCAGGCACAGCCGGGCGCCGGCCTCCGAGGCAGCCGCATCGAGGGGATCCCCCCCACCGTGGCCAGCCTGGTCGGCGGCGACGGGGCCAGCAGCGACAACCGCCTGCAGCGGCGGATCGTGGGCCGAGCCGTGCTGCCGCTGGAGCGGGAAGTCCGCGGCCTCAGCCAGTTGGAAGTGGAGATCGAGTGA
- a CDS encoding TIGR00282 family metallophosphoesterase, translating into MRILALGDVVGEPGRRLVEAFLPDLRRETGADLVVVNGENAAHGHGITETIAREWFDRYSVDVITTGNHAFDVKGIDGYFRQEPRLLRPANHPPDTAGNGWVKLHTPSGAEVLIINLMGRVHMPPCECPFRCVDAILQKERADLVLVDMHAEATSEAQAMGHHLDGRAAAVLGTHTHVPTLDAKVLPGGVAYVTDIGMTGPYDGVIGMKKEASLGRFLKVQRPRYEVAEGDLQLHAVLVTTEGRKATSIVRLQRSL; encoded by the coding sequence ATGCGAATCCTGGCCTTGGGCGATGTGGTGGGAGAGCCGGGGCGGCGGCTGGTGGAGGCCTTCCTGCCCGACCTGCGGCGGGAGACCGGCGCTGATCTGGTGGTCGTGAATGGCGAAAACGCCGCCCACGGCCACGGCATCACGGAGACCATCGCCCGGGAGTGGTTCGATCGGTACAGCGTGGATGTCATCACCACGGGCAACCACGCGTTCGATGTGAAGGGCATCGACGGCTATTTCCGACAGGAGCCCCGCCTGCTCCGGCCCGCCAACCACCCCCCGGACACGGCCGGGAACGGCTGGGTGAAGCTCCACACGCCTTCCGGCGCTGAGGTGCTGATCATCAACCTCATGGGCCGGGTGCACATGCCTCCCTGCGAATGCCCGTTCCGCTGCGTCGATGCCATCCTCCAGAAGGAGCGAGCCGACCTGGTGCTCGTGGACATGCACGCCGAGGCCACCAGCGAGGCCCAGGCCATGGGTCACCACCTGGATGGCCGCGCCGCCGCCGTCCTGGGCACCCACACCCATGTCCCCACCCTGGATGCCAAGGTGCTGCCCGGCGGCGTCGCCTATGTGACCGACATCGGCATGACCGGCCCCTACGACGGCGTCATCGGCATGAAGAAGGAGGCCAGCCTGGGCCGCTTCCTGAAAGTGCAGCGCCCCCGGTACGAGGTCGCCGAAGGCGATCTCCAGCTCCACGCGGTGCTGGTGACCACCGAAGGTCGCAAGGCCACCTCGATCGTGCGCCTCCAACGCAGCCTTTGA
- a CDS encoding VOC family protein, with amino-acid sequence MVAPIPAGYHTVTPYLVVPNGLAFLAFVEKAFGAVEESRTLRPDGTIANAEVRIGDSMVMMAQARDPWKPMPAGFYLYVPDTDATYQAALAAGGASLMEPSDQFYGDRNAGVQDPWGNNWWIATHIEDVDEAEIQRRMAARG; translated from the coding sequence ATGGTTGCACCCATTCCTGCTGGCTACCACACGGTCACGCCCTATCTGGTCGTGCCCAACGGCTTGGCCTTCCTGGCCTTCGTTGAAAAGGCTTTCGGGGCGGTGGAGGAGAGCCGGACCCTCCGTCCCGATGGCACCATCGCCAATGCGGAAGTGCGCATCGGCGATTCCATGGTGATGATGGCCCAGGCCCGGGATCCCTGGAAGCCCATGCCGGCGGGCTTCTACCTCTATGTGCCCGACACCGACGCCACCTACCAGGCCGCTCTCGCGGCGGGTGGGGCCTCCCTGATGGAGCCCTCCGACCAGTTCTACGGGGACCGCAATGCCGGGGTCCAGGATCCCTGGGGCAACAACTGGTGGATCGCCACCCACATCGAGGATGTGGACGAGGCGGAGATCCAGCGGCGGATGGCGGCCCGGGGTTGA
- a CDS encoding peptide chain release factor 3 — translation MSLSEEIQRRRTFAIISHPDAGKTTLTEKLLLYGGAIDRAGSVKAREGGAAAHSDWMSIEQERGISVTSAAMQFEYQGRAINLLDTPGHQDFSEDTYRALTAADAVVMLLDCAKGVEEQTKKLFRVASERKLPIFTFVNKLDRPGREPVELIDEVEELFGLHAVPMTWPIGSGTDFKGVYVRATGQIQVFERAKAGQKARVAGKGGLDDPEIAALLTPAELQQLKDDVDLMDHVLPAFDREAFLRGEQSPMFFGSAVNNFGVAEFLEEFLELAPAPGARPLMNGGEVLPEQPFTAFVFKVQANMNKAHRDRVAFARIVSGRFERGMDALHVREKKSIKLNYPHMFFGRERQIVDEAYPGDILGLINPGLFRIGDVLSAQGAVEFHAVPRFSPEQFASVRLADPGARKGFLKGLGQIAEEGVVQVFWPKGGAPLPILGAIGRLQFEVLQHRLKEEYACPVLLESRGFQMARWIGGGWPEPSRFWGELVEDAEGNPAILFENDWQRRTTAEKCPGLTFREHPPK, via the coding sequence ATGTCCCTCTCTGAGGAAATCCAACGGCGGCGCACTTTCGCCATCATCAGCCACCCCGATGCGGGCAAGACCACGCTGACGGAGAAGCTGCTGCTCTACGGCGGCGCCATCGATCGGGCCGGCAGCGTCAAGGCCCGGGAGGGCGGGGCCGCGGCCCACTCCGATTGGATGAGCATCGAGCAGGAGCGCGGCATCAGCGTCACCTCCGCGGCCATGCAGTTCGAGTACCAGGGCCGGGCCATCAACCTTCTGGACACCCCGGGTCACCAGGATTTCAGTGAGGACACCTACCGGGCCCTCACGGCTGCGGATGCCGTGGTGATGCTCCTGGATTGCGCCAAGGGCGTGGAAGAACAAACCAAGAAGCTGTTCCGGGTGGCCAGTGAACGCAAGCTCCCCATCTTCACCTTCGTGAACAAGCTGGACCGCCCCGGTCGCGAGCCGGTGGAACTCATCGACGAAGTCGAGGAGCTGTTCGGCCTCCACGCGGTGCCCATGACCTGGCCCATCGGTTCGGGCACGGACTTCAAGGGCGTCTATGTGCGCGCCACCGGCCAGATCCAGGTCTTCGAGCGGGCCAAGGCGGGTCAGAAGGCCCGGGTGGCGGGGAAGGGCGGCCTGGATGACCCTGAGATCGCCGCGCTGCTGACCCCCGCCGAACTTCAGCAGCTGAAAGACGATGTGGACCTCATGGACCATGTGCTGCCCGCCTTCGACCGGGAGGCCTTCCTGCGGGGGGAACAGTCCCCCATGTTCTTCGGCTCGGCCGTGAACAATTTCGGCGTCGCGGAATTCCTGGAGGAGTTCCTGGAGCTGGCGCCGGCCCCCGGGGCCAGGCCCCTCATGAACGGCGGCGAGGTGCTGCCCGAACAGCCCTTCACGGCCTTCGTCTTCAAGGTGCAGGCCAACATGAATAAGGCCCACCGGGACCGCGTGGCCTTCGCCCGCATCGTGTCGGGCCGGTTCGAGCGCGGCATGGATGCGCTCCATGTGCGCGAGAAGAAGTCCATCAAGCTGAACTATCCCCATATGTTCTTCGGGCGTGAGCGGCAGATCGTAGACGAGGCTTACCCGGGCGACATCCTGGGCCTCATCAACCCCGGCCTCTTCCGCATCGGTGATGTGCTCAGCGCCCAGGGCGCCGTGGAATTCCATGCGGTGCCCCGGTTCTCGCCGGAGCAGTTCGCTTCCGTGCGGCTGGCGGACCCGGGCGCCCGCAAGGGCTTCCTGAAGGGGCTGGGCCAGATCGCGGAAGAAGGCGTGGTGCAGGTCTTCTGGCCCAAGGGCGGCGCGCCCCTGCCCATCCTCGGCGCCATCGGCCGCCTCCAGTTCGAGGTGCTGCAGCACCGCCTCAAGGAGGAATACGCCTGTCCGGTGCTGCTGGAATCCCGGGGTTTCCAGATGGCCCGCTGGATCGGGGGTGGCTGGCCCGAGCCCAGCCGCTTCTGGGGCGAGCTGGTGGAAGACGCCGAGGGCAACCCCGCCATCCTCTTCGAGAACGACTGGCAGCGGAGGACCACCGCTGAGAAATGTCCCGGTTTGACTTTCCGGGAGCATCCACCGAAGTAG
- a CDS encoding class I fructose-bisphosphate aldolase translates to MATAKVREILSWYSSENPGVKANLARLMNTGRLAGTGKFVILPVDQGFEHGPARSFAPNPGGYDPRYHIELAIEAGCNAYAAPLGFIEHVASDYAGDIPLILKLNNSDSLSKGHEPCSAITGSVEDALRLGCAAIGYTIYPGSGARNEQYQDLRELILEAKAVGLPTVLWAYPRGAGLSKEGETAVDVVAYAAQIAAQLGAHIIKVKPPKDHVEQAEAKKVYEKFGIPTASLKDRIAHVVQSAFNGRRIVIFSGGEAKGTDEVLKEVAEIAAGGAFGSIMGRNAFQRPKVEAIQLLHSVMDAFAKAK, encoded by the coding sequence ATGGCCACGGCGAAAGTCCGCGAGATCCTGTCCTGGTACAGCTCTGAAAACCCCGGCGTGAAGGCCAACCTGGCCCGCCTCATGAATACGGGCCGGCTCGCCGGCACCGGCAAGTTCGTGATCCTGCCCGTGGACCAGGGCTTCGAGCACGGACCCGCCCGCAGCTTCGCACCCAACCCCGGTGGCTACGATCCCCGCTACCACATCGAGCTGGCCATCGAAGCCGGCTGCAACGCCTACGCCGCGCCCCTGGGCTTCATCGAGCATGTGGCCTCGGATTACGCCGGGGACATCCCCCTCATCCTCAAGCTCAACAACAGCGACAGCCTCAGCAAGGGCCACGAGCCCTGCAGCGCCATCACCGGCAGCGTGGAAGATGCCCTGCGCCTGGGTTGTGCCGCCATCGGCTACACCATCTACCCCGGTAGCGGCGCCCGCAATGAGCAGTACCAGGACCTGCGCGAGCTGATCCTCGAGGCCAAGGCCGTGGGCCTGCCCACTGTCCTGTGGGCCTATCCCCGCGGCGCGGGCCTTTCCAAGGAAGGCGAGACGGCCGTGGATGTGGTGGCCTATGCCGCCCAGATCGCCGCCCAGCTGGGCGCCCACATCATCAAGGTGAAGCCGCCCAAGGACCATGTGGAACAGGCCGAGGCGAAGAAGGTCTACGAGAAGTTCGGCATCCCCACCGCCAGCCTGAAGGACCGCATCGCCCATGTGGTGCAGAGCGCCTTCAATGGCCGCCGCATCGTGATCTTCAGCGGCGGCGAAGCCAAGGGCACCGACGAAGTCCTGAAGGAAGTGGCCGAGATCGCCGCCGGCGGCGCATTCGGTTCCATCATGGGCCGCAACGCCTTCCAGCGCCCCAAGGTCGAGGCCATCCAGTTGCTGCACTCCGTCATGGATGCGTTCGCGAAGGCCAAATAG
- a CDS encoding HAD family hydrolase, translating into MLRTLAFDADDTLWHNETHYAETQEAFRALLRPFHDDAWIDARLHDTEMRNLGQYGYGIKGFTLSMIETALELTEDRLDGAGLRRVLDLGKAMLDKPVEPLPGVAEVLAELTGTFELMVITKGDLFDQETKLAKSGLGNHFSKVEIVSEKDEATYAALLQRHGIAPASFTMVGNSVKSDILPVLALGARAVHIPYHLTWAHEVVTASGESPFPVLESIRELPTLLAGW; encoded by the coding sequence ATGCTCCGCACCCTCGCCTTCGACGCCGACGACACCCTCTGGCACAACGAGACCCACTACGCCGAGACCCAGGAGGCCTTCCGCGCCCTGCTGCGCCCCTTCCACGACGATGCCTGGATCGATGCCCGCCTGCATGACACCGAGATGCGGAACCTGGGCCAGTACGGATACGGCATCAAGGGGTTCACCCTCTCCATGATTGAGACGGCCCTGGAACTCACGGAGGACCGTCTCGACGGCGCGGGGCTCCGGCGGGTGCTCGACCTGGGCAAGGCCATGCTGGACAAGCCGGTGGAGCCCCTGCCGGGCGTCGCCGAGGTCCTGGCGGAGCTGACCGGAACCTTTGAGTTGATGGTGATCACCAAGGGCGACCTCTTCGACCAGGAGACCAAGCTCGCGAAATCGGGCCTGGGCAACCACTTCTCCAAGGTCGAGATCGTGTCGGAGAAGGACGAGGCCACCTACGCGGCCCTCCTCCAGCGCCATGGGATCGCCCCCGCCTCCTTCACCATGGTGGGCAACTCCGTGAAATCCGACATCCTCCCCGTCCTGGCCCTGGGGGCCCGCGCCGTCCATATTCCCTATCACCTGACCTGGGCGCATGAAGTGGTGACCGCTTCCGGGGAGTCCCCCTTCCCCGTGCTTGAGTCCATCCGGGAGCTGCCCACCCTGCTCGCAGGCTGGTGA
- a CDS encoding 3-hydroxybutyryl-CoA dehydrogenase: protein MSIQSIGVIGAGQMGNGIAHVFAQAGFSVLMQDISEAFAAKGVATIDKNLQRGVDKGKMTADEKAAVLGRIRTTTKLEDLAPCDIVIEAATEKWEVKKQIFETLDKVCKPGTILASNTSSISITKLAAVTKRPEAFIGMHFMNPVPVMQLIEVIRGLATGDATFEAVMDLSKQLGKTPIHCNDFPGFVSNRVLLPMINEAIYALYEGVATVESIDGIMKLGMNHPMGPLTLADFIGLDTCLFILNVLHEGLGDPKYRPCPLLIKYVDAGWLGKKSGRGFYDYGKA, encoded by the coding sequence ATGAGCATCCAGAGCATCGGCGTCATCGGCGCAGGCCAGATGGGCAACGGCATCGCCCATGTCTTCGCGCAGGCGGGTTTCAGCGTGCTGATGCAGGACATCAGTGAGGCCTTTGCCGCCAAGGGCGTGGCCACCATCGACAAGAACCTGCAGAGGGGCGTGGACAAGGGCAAGATGACGGCCGACGAGAAGGCAGCCGTCCTGGGCCGGATCCGCACTACCACCAAGCTCGAAGACCTGGCCCCCTGCGATATCGTCATCGAGGCCGCCACCGAGAAGTGGGAGGTCAAGAAACAGATCTTCGAGACCCTCGACAAGGTCTGCAAGCCCGGCACGATCCTGGCCAGCAACACCAGCAGCATCTCCATCACCAAGCTGGCGGCGGTCACGAAGCGCCCCGAGGCCTTCATCGGCATGCACTTCATGAACCCCGTGCCGGTCATGCAGCTCATCGAGGTCATCCGCGGCCTGGCCACCGGCGATGCCACCTTTGAGGCGGTCATGGACCTCTCGAAGCAGCTCGGCAAGACCCCCATCCATTGCAACGACTTCCCCGGCTTCGTCAGCAATCGCGTGCTGCTGCCCATGATCAACGAAGCCATTTACGCCCTCTACGAAGGCGTGGCCACGGTGGAGAGCATCGACGGGATCATGAAGCTGGGCATGAACCACCCCATGGGCCCGCTGACCCTGGCGGACTTCATCGGTTTGGATACCTGCCTCTTCATCCTCAATGTGCTGCATGAGGGCTTGGGCGATCCCAAGTACCGCCCCTGCCCCCTGCTCATCAAATATGTGGATGCCGGCTGGCTCGGAAAGAAGAGCGGGCGCGGGTTCTACGACTACGGCAAGGCCTGA